From Mumia sp. ZJ1417:
TCCAGCGCATCGTCGTCCGCAACGGGATGAGCTACGACCTCGCCGACAAGCTGCTGCGCGACATCGCTGCGGCCACGAGCGATCTCGACAGCCTTCCTGCGGCGATCCCGCGGTCCGTGGCGAAGCGCACCTTCCACCACTGAGGGGTGCGGCTCGGCGCGGAGCTCATCCTCACCGTTCTCGGGGCGGTGTGGCTGACGGCGATCGCCGCCCCTCGAGCACACCGGCGAACGCGAGCATCGTGATGCCGGCGAGGGGGACGACGAGGAGGCCGACCCGCAGGCTCGTCGCGTCCGCGACGAGGCCGACGATCGGGGGCGAGACGAGGAATCCGACCCGCATGAGCCAGGTCAGCAGCGTGAGTCCCGTGCCGGGCTTGAAACCGGGGAGCTCGTCGGCGCCGTGCATCGCCGCGGGGATCACGGTCGCGACGCCGAACCCGGCGGCCGCGAACCCGGCGATGGTCCCCGGCACCGTCGGGAAGGCCAGTGCGGCGCCCATGCCCGACGCGGTGATCAGGCCCCCGACGCGGACCACGGCGCGCTGCCCGAACCGGTCGACCAGCCGGTCGCCGATGATCCGCCCGACGAACTGCGCGCCGACCAGCGCGACGTAACCGAACGCGGCGATCGACCCTGCCGCGCCGAGCGACTCGTTCAGGTAGACCGCCGCCCACGTGCTGCCCGCGTCCTCCACGAGTGCGTCCGCGATGCCGAGGAGGACGAGCGCGCCGAGGACCAGGACCGTACGAGGGGTGGGGCCGGTCGGTCGGGCGCGAGGCGTCGGTGGGGTGCCGTCGGGCTCGCTGGTCTCGATGGGCTCCACGGGCTCGGCATCGCGGCCGCGCAGCAGGAACGGGAACGCCGCGACCGCGATCGCGGCGAACAGCGCCGACGAGAGGCCGAGATGGACCGCCGGTGACAGACCCAGCGCGACCGCCCCCGCGCCCATAAGGCCACCGAGCACCGCGCCTGCGGACCAGATCGCGTGGAACGCGTTGAGGATCGACCGCCCGTAGCGTCGCTGGACCCGCAGCCCGTGCGCGTTCTGCGCCACGTCGGTGATCGCGTCCATCGCGCCGAGCAGGAACAGCGCCGCGGCGAACGTCGCGAGGTTGGGCGCGAGACCGATGGCGAAGGCGCCGACCCCGGTGAGGATCGTGCCGACGACCGTGACCCGCGACGACCGGAAGCGCCTGATGAGCACGCCGGCCGCTAGCCCCGCGACCAGTGCTCCGACGGGCAGCGCGGCGATCGCGAGTCCGTACGAGGCGTTGGTCAGGTCGAGGTCGTCCTTGATCCCGGGATAGCGGGGGAGGACGTTCGCGAAGATCGCGCCGTTCGTCAGGAACAGCACGGCCACGGCGATCCGCGCGCGGCGCAGCGTCTGGTCGGGGGAGGTCACCGCACGACGCTAGTCGATGACTGGGCGCACGACATCATCGTCAGCAGCGGTACGACGTCGCGCGCGCGACCGGTACGCGGACGGCGTCGTGCCGTACTGGCGCACGAACGCCTGGCGCATCGCCTCGGCCGACCTGAACCCGCACTGGCGTGCGATGGTCGCGAGCGGTTCGGGGGTTCCCTCAAGCAGATGGGCGGCCGCTTCGAGACGCACGGTCCGGACGTACTGCGCTGGCGTGGCTCCGACCTCGGCGGCGAAGACTCGGCCGAGGTGACGCACGCTCACACCGGCGACGTCCGCGAGGGCGGCGGTGTCTGCCGGAGCGGCGAGATCGGCGGTCACGTGGTCGGTCACGCTGCGGACGATGGTGTTCTCCGTCGTGGGTGCTGCGGTGTGGATGCTCATCTGCGACTGGCTCCCCGGCCGCTGGAGGTAGGTGACGAGGTAGCGCGACGTCGCACGCGCGAGCTCCGGCCCGTGGTCCTCCTCGATGAACGCCAGCGTCAGGTCGAGCGCGCTCGTGACGCCGGCGGCGGTCGAGATCGCGCCGTCGCGGATGAAGATCGGATCAGGATCGACGGTGACATTCGGGTGATGGCGAGCCAGCCGCGCCGCGTACTGCCAGTGTGTGGTCGCGCGCCGCCCGTCGAGGAGGTCGGCCGCGGCCAGGATCGTGGCCCCTGTGCAGACCGAGGCCGTACGGCGGGCCGCGCCGGCGAGACGGCGTACGTGGTCGCGGACCAGCATGCTCTCCGCGGCGCGCTCGTGACCGGTGCCGCCGGAGACGATGACCGTGTCGATCGGCGTCGCAACGTGCTCGAGCGCGCCGTCGGCGGCGAGGGTGAGGCCCGACCCGCACACGACGGGGAGCCCGCCGGGCGAGACGACGCGCGTGCTGTACGGGACCTCGAGCGCTCCGATCATGTTCGCCATCATCAGCGGGGTGGTGATGCAGGCGATGTCGAGCAGCTCGGCGTTCTCGTACGCGACGACGACGACGGTCCGTTCCGGCATGCTTCAGTGTAGGCCGAGAGACACGGATCCCAGGATCTCGGACACGATCGGCCGCAGAGGTCTCACGCGTCGGGCAAACCTCCTTAGCGTCGACGTCATGATCAGCGACACCGAGGGACGCGGACCTCGCACCGAGCGGCAGCACCGCCTGCCGTGGCTGTTGCGGCGGTGGCCGACTGCGCTCGGCATCGGGTCAGGCGCGTTCATCGTGTCCGACATGACGGACGGGTCGGAGGCGGCGCTCGTCCTCGTCGTCGCGGCCTTGGGCTACATCGCGACTGCGGTGCTGGACCGGCAAGGTCTGATCTGGGCGGTCGTCGCGGCCGAGATGGTCGTGGTCGTGGTCCTGCGGATCGTCGACGTCGATCCCATCCCGGTGCTGGCCGTCGCTGCGGTCGCACTGGCGCTGGTCGGCGCCGTGCGGCGGAGGTGGGGGCCGTCTCGCTTCGAGACGCTCTACCCCTGGCTCACCGCGCTCTTCCTCGTCGCTGGCCTCGTCGGTGCTTACGCGAGCCCGGTGCTCGCCGGGGTGATCGTCGGCCTCGCGCTCATCGCTCACGCTGCGTGGGACGCGATCCACTGGCACGAGGACGCCGTGGTCAGCCGCCCGTTCGCCGAGTGGTGCGGCACGCTCGACTTCGTTCTGGGGATCGGGGTGCTCGTGCTGGTGCTCGCGTGAGCGCCCCTCACCCGCGCTCGGTGCGGACGAGCATGCCGATCTTGTCGATGCGGTGCTCGGGGTTGTCGAACTCGTCGACCCAGAAGTTGCCCTGCGCGTGGTCCTCCGGCGTCGCGCAGGTCGAGAGCGTGACGTGGGCGCGTTCGGGCTGACGACCGGGGTGGCCGGGGACGGCAGCACGCTGCTCCGCGAGCGAACGCGCCGAGCGGAACGACGTCGAGCGCGTGCCGACGATCTCGTACGTCCAGCGCGTGCCGCCGGCGGTCACATGCACCCGGTCGCCGCGCTCGAGGTCCGGCAGGTCCAGGAACGCCCGCGTGGACGAGAGGCGGTGCGCGGTCACCTGGTAGTTGCCGATCCCGCCGGGCCCCGCACCGCCGTCGCGCCCGTACGGGCTGGCGGCGTGGCCACGGTTCTGGATCCGGGTGCCGGCGTCGTCGTCGGTTTTGCCCCGGTAGGCGATCACGCGCAGGTCGCGGATGCCGAGAGTCGGGATGGACAGGAGGGCGTCGCGAGGCGGGGTGGGAGGTGCGGGAGCAGCGGTGGGGCTCGGCGTCGGGGTTGGTGAGGGCGCCCGCGTCGCGGAGGGCGTGCGCGTCGGAGTGGTCGACGCAGATCGCTCGGCCTGCGGCGTGGGGGCGCGCTCGACGACCGGGGCACCGCCACATCCCACGATTAGGAGTGTGGCCGCGCCCAGGAGGCCAGTGCGTGCCTTCATCTCACGACGGTAGGACGTGATCCGTCAGTCCGTCGAGGGTGCCGAAGCGGTGCGCGGTCATGCTCACCGCCTGCTCGTGCACGAACGGCAGCATCTCGACCCGCCCCGCCTCCGTGACCGGGTGCCCGTACACCGCGAGGTCAGGACGCCCACCGGTCGCCCGCATCAGCGCAGCCGCGTCGCCGCCAACGAGGCGTACGCGCCCGGCCGGAAGGTCCGTGGCCCGTGCAAGCCACGCGGCGTCCCGCTCCACGACGATCGACGTCCGGGCGCCGCCGAAGGCGACCCGTACCGGGGCAGGCAGCGCGACGGCCGAGCTCACCGAGACGATCGCCCCCGCACGCGCTCCTGCCGCGACGACGCGGACGAGCTCGGCCAGCGGCCGCTCGCCGTCGTACCGCACGGTGACGGGCACGGGCAGGTGCCTCAGGACGTTGCGCTCGTACGGGATGCCCGTGACGTCGGCGCCGACGCCGAACAGCGTCCGCCAGGCCTGCGCGTCGCTGCGCAGCGCCCGCTCGAGCATGGCGAGGCCGTCGCCGGGCACGCCTGCGGCGACGGCGGCGTCGACGAACACCCGCTGATCGAGCGCGATCGGGTCGCCCGACGTCGCCCGCGCCGGCTCCCAGTCGACCAGCCCGTGGAGATAGCTCGGGCCACCCGCCTTCGTACCGGCGCCGACCGCCGACCGTTTCCACCCGCCGAACGGCTGCCGTCGTACGATCGCGCCGGTGATGCCGCGGTTCACGTACAGGTTGCCCGCGTCGACGCCGTCCACCCACCGCGCGATGTCGTCCGGGTCGAGCGAGTGGAGCCCGGCGGTGAGCCCGTACGGCGTCGCGTTCTGCAGCGCGATCGCCTCGTCCAGCGTCCCGGCGGTCATGATCCCGAGCACCGGCCCGAAGAACTCCACAAGGTGCGTCGCCGATCCGGGTGCCACGCCGACCTTCACCCCGGGCGACCACAGGCGGCCGGTCTCGTCGAGCCGCCGCGGCGCGACGAGCCACGACTCGCCGGTCTCGAGCGAGGTGAGCGCGTCGAGCAGCTTGCCGTGCGCGGGTTCGATGACGGGCCCGACCTGGCTTGTCGGGTCGGTCGGATAGCCGACCTTGAGCGACCGTACGGCATCGGCGAGCTGGTCGCGGAAGCGTCGCGACCGCGTCACGGGGCCGACGAGGATCGCCAGCGAGGCCGCCGAGCACTTTTGCCCGGCGTGCCCGAACGCCGACGCGACGAGGTCCTTCACGGCGAGGTCGAGGTCCGCGCTCGGCGCGACGACGATCGCGTTCTTGCCGCTGGTCTCGGCTAGCAGCGGCAGGTCCGGCCGGAAGGTGCGGAACAGCGCCGCTGTCTCGTACGCGCCGGTGAGGATCAGCCGGTCGACGCGGCGGTCGGAGACGAGCTGCTGCCCGAGGTCGGACTCGGCGACGTGGACGAGCTGCAGCACGTTGCGGGGCACGCCCGCCTCCCACAGCGCCGCGACGACGAGCGACCCGCACCGCCGGGCCTGGTGGGCGGGTTTGACGACGACCGACGCGCCGGACGCGAGCGCGGCGAGCATCGAGCCCGAGGGGATCGCGACCGGGAAGTTCCACGGCGGCGTGACGACGGTGAGGCGTACGGGGACGGGCGTCGCGCCGTCGGTACGGTCGAGCAGCCTGGCGGACTCGGCGTAGTAGCGGGCGAAGTCGACCGCCTCGGAGACCTCCGGATCGGCCTGGTCGACGGTCTTGCCGCACTCGGCCGCCATCACCTCGACGAGGTCGGCGCGATGCCGTTCGAGCGCGGCCGCGGCACGGCGCAGCACCTCGGCCCGCCCGTCTCCGCCGAGCGCGGCCCACGCCGGCTGCGCGTCGACCGCCGAGGCGAGCACGCCCTCGATCGCGTCGGCTGAGGTCACGGTGTGCTCCCGCACCAGCTCCTCGCCGAGCTCCGACGACGCGGCGCGCGCGAGGATGTCCCGCGCCCAGGCGCGGTTGCACTCCAGGGCCGGGTCGGTGTCCGAGGTGTTGGCGAAGCCCGGCGGCGGCACGTCGACCGGATCCGTACGGCGGTCCTGTCGCCGACGCGGCTCCGGCACGGTCGCGTCCACCGCCCGCAGCGACGCGAGGAACCGGTCCCGCTCCCGTGCGAACAGCCGCTCGTCGCTCCCGAGGTCGAAGACCGCCGACATGAAGTTCTCCGGGCTCGCGCCCTCCTCGAGTCGCCGCACGAGATAGGCGATCGCGGTGTCGAACTCCGCCGCCCGCACCACCGGGGTGTAGAGGAGCAGCCCGCCGACGGTCCTGCGTACGGCCTCGGCCTGTCCCTGCGCCATCCCGAGGAGCATCTCGACGTCGACACCGTCGCGGACCCCGCGCCGCCCGGCGAGCAGCCACGCGTGCGCGACGTCGAAGAGGTTGTGACCGGCGACCCCGATCCGGACGTTCGCGATGCGGTCGGGGTCGAGGGCGTAGTCGAGGATCCGCTTGTAGTGCGTGTCGGTCTCCTGCTTGGAGCCCCAGGTCGCGAGCGGCCAGTCGCGCAGCGCCGACTCGACGTGCTCCATCGGAAGGTTCGCGCCCTTGACCAGCCGCACCTTGATCACCGCACCGCCGGCGGCGCGGCGACGCGCGGCCCACTCCTGGAGGTGCTGCATCGTCGCGAGGGTGTCGGGCAGGTAGGCCTGCAGCACGATGCCGGCCTCGAGGTCGCGCAGCGCGGGCTCGTCCAGGAGACGCGTGAAGACCGCGACGGTGAGGTCGAGGTCGCGGTACTCCTCCATGTCGAGGTTGATGAACGTGCGCGGCGACGCCTGCACCGCCTGCCGATAGAGCGGACGCAGCTGCGCGACGACGTGGTCGACCGTCTCGTCGAACGCCCACGGCGAGTGGGGTGCGACGGTCGCGGAGACCTTGATCGACACGTAGTCGACGTCGGGTCGCGAGAGGAGTCGCTCGGTCCCGTCGAGCCGCCGCGACGCCTCGCGCTCGCCCAGCACGGCCTCGCCGAGGAGGTTGAGGTTGAGCCGGACGCCGCGCGAGCGGATGCGCGCGATCGCTTGGCCGAGCCGGCGGTCGGAGGCGTCGACGACGAGGTGCCCGACCATGCCGCGCAGGACCCTGCGGACCATCGGGATCACGAGGCCCGGCGCGACCCGCGCGGCGACGGCTCCCACGCGGATCGCCGCGCGCAGGTGCCACGGCAGGAACGACGGCACGTCCTGTGCGTGCTCGGCGAAGGCCCGTGCGGCGACCCGAGCGTCCTCCGGCCGGATGACGCCGTCGACGAACCCGACGGCGAACGGCAGGCCCGCCGGATCCTTCAGGACGTCCGCGAGCTGCTGGGCCGAACGGTCGGTCGGCACCTGCGCCGCGACCGCGAGCCACTGCCGTACGAGAGCCTCGACCTCGTCCTCGAGACCGGGATCGTGCGCCAGGGCTGCGGTCGCGTCGGGCACCGTCAGTGCGCCACCAGGGCCGGCGTGGGTGCCGGCGTCACCATCGCGAACAGGTCCTTCGGGTCAGCGGGCTCGGCGACCAGGTCGAGCATGGCCTCGTACGAGGTGCCGCGCACGGCGTCGCGGACGAAGCGGAGCGCGACGAAGTCCTCGATCGCGAAGCCGACCGAGTCGAACACCGTGACCTCCTCGCGCGACGTACGGCCCGCGGCCTCGCCCGCGATCACCGCCCACAGCTCGGTCACCGCAAACTCTGGTCCGAACGCCTGGATCTCGCCCTCGACGCGGGTCTGCTCGGGGTACTCGACGAAGACCGACGCCCGCCCCAGGATCGCCTGGTCGAGCTCGGTCTTGCCGGGGCAGTCGCCGCCGATCGCGTTGACGTGCACGCCGGGAGCGACGTCGACGTCGCGTAGGACGGTCGCGTTGGTCTTGTCGGCGGTGCAGGTCGTGATCACGTCGGCACCGCGTACGGCGTCGGCGGCGCTGGTGGCGACGGTGATCTCGAAGCCGAGCGGCTCGAGGTTGCGGACGAGCTTGTACATCGCCTCGGGGTCGGTGTCGAAGACCCGCAGCCGATCGATGCCGAGGACGGCGCGGAAGCCGAGCGCCTGGAACTCCGCCTGCGACCCGGTCCCGATCATCGCCATCGTCGAGGAGTCGGGGCGGGCCAGCCACTTCGCGGCCATCGCCGACGTCGCCGCCGTACGGAGGGCGGTGAGCAGCGTCATCTCCGCCATGAAGGTCGGGTAGCCGTTGTGCACCTGGGCGAGGACGCCGAACGCGGTGACGGTCTGGAAGCCACGCAGCGGGTTGGACGGATGGCCGTTGACGTACTTGAACCCGTACTCGTCGCCGTCGCTGGTCGGCATCAGCTCCATCACGCCGTCGCGCGTGTGCACGGCGTGACGCGGCGACTTGTCGAACTGCGGCCACCGGCGGAAGTCGCCCTCGAGCGCCGTCACCATCTCACCGATGATGCGCTCGGCTCCCTTTTCGCCGATCCAGCGGCTCATGCTTCCCACGTCCACGAAGGAGACTGTCGTCATGCCCGGACCTCCAGTGTGCAGCACTTCACGCTTCCGCCGCCCTTGAGCAGCTCGCTCAGGTCGACGCCGATCGGGTGGAAACCGCGCTCCCGCAGACACTCGTGCAGGTGCACGGCCTTGTCGGTGAGGACGACATGGTGGCCGTCCGAGACCGCGTTGAGCCCGAGGACGCTCGCGTCCGCGTCGTTCGCGAGGATCGCGTCGGGGAACAGCTGGCGCAGGACGGCGTTGCTCGCCGCGCTGAACGCGCCCGGGTAGTAGGCGATCGTCCGCTCGTCGAGCACGGCCAGCGCCGTGTCGAGGTGGTAGTAGCGCGGGTCGATCAGGTCCAGCGAGATCACCGGGGCGCCGAAGAACTCGCGCACCTCGTGGTGCGCGGCGACCGAGGTACGGAAGCCGGTGCCGGCGAGGATCAGGCGTCCGACGACGAGGAAGTCGCCCTCACCCTCGTTGGTGGACCCGGCCTGGATCGTCGGCCGGAACCCGGCCTCGTCGAACCACGCGTGGTACGCCGCCCCCTCGGGCTGGCGCTCGGCGAAGGTGAAGCTCGCCGCGACCGCCTTGCCGTCGTACACGACGCCGCCGTTCGCGGCGTACACCATGTCGGGCAGGCCCTCGACCGGGCGGATCAGGTCGACCTTATGACCGAGACTCTCGTACGTGGCGCGCAGCGTCTCCCACTGCGTGATGGCGAGCACGGTGTCCACCGGCATGCTCGGGTCCATCCACGGGTTGATCGCGTAGGTCACGTCGAAGTGCTCCGGTCGGCACATCAAGAAGCGGCGTGGTGTCGCTTCGCGGGGCATCGGATGTGCCGTCTGCTGCCTCGTCGTCGTCGTCGGCAGCGCAGCCCCGGTCATGATCGTCATCTACCACCTCCGTGTCGTCAGGTGTCCCGAACGTACGTCGGTACCCGTTGCGCGGCCGATGGCAATCCGTTGCGCAGATCGGTCAGCGACGGGCGGTCTGTTGCGGGATCTGCGCGATGACGAGCGTCGTCAGCGCATCCCATAGTGGTACCGTGTTGGTATGAGCACCCAGATCGCGGTACGCCTGGACGAGGAGCTTGTCGAGTTCGTCGATGCCCTCGTACGCCGCGGCGAGGCGTCTAGTCGTGCAGCGGTGGTCGCTCGGGCACTCGAACGGGAGCGGCGTCGCAAGACCGCAGAGCGCGATGCGGCAATCCTCGCTGCGGCCCGAACGGACGCGGACATGGACGATCTCGCCGAGTTCGCCTCCCGCCTTCCGATGGACGACATCGACTGATGCGTCCGATCCACATGGCGCGTCTCGACAAGGCGCGGCCGGTGTTGATCCTCACCCGCGAGGCCGTGCGGCCCTACCTCACCCGTGTGACCGTCGCTCCGATCACCAGCACCATCCGCGGCTTGTCGACCGAGGTGGAGGTAGGCCCCGTAAACGGACTGGACCACGTCAGCGTCGTGAGCTGCGACAACATCGTGACCGTCCCGGTGGCCTCGGTGGGCCGACAGCTTGGCTTCCTGCTCGACTCCCAGGAGGCCGAGCTGGCGGACGCGGTCCGCGCCGCCTTCGACCTGGACTGGTAGCCAGAAGACTCGATTCCTTGATGACGGGCTGGTTCTCGAGAATGGTGAAAGGTGGGACCCTGTGCGTCCCCCTGGCAGCTACTTCAGTACTGCGCGGGAGGTTAGCAAACTCTCTCCCATCAGAGTCGTTCGGATAATCGGGCGCTCTTCGCCAGTGGATCTGAGTTGCGAGGAGTACGCGGAGTACGTCGCCCGGGGTTGGCTGAAGAATTGGCCTCAGGCGAGTCTCACGTTGGATTCATCGTGTACTCGCGTGGTGGGCACGATGTCATCGTCGGCGTCGTCCCCGAGCAGGACTGGTTCTAAGCCCACGGGGCCTGCGCGTCAGCGGGCGATGTCGATGATGGCATGACCTAGTCCGCGCGAACCGTCTCACACGAGGGCGGCTGCCGCCTCGATCTCGTCACCGCCGAAGTACGCCTTGCGCACGGCGTCGCGGTCGGCACGTAGCTCGGCGGCGCTGCCGGAGAGCGCCACCCGGCCGTGGTGGAGGACGACGGCACGGTCGGCTACCGACAGTGCGAGGTCGACGTGCTGCTCCACGAGCAGGACCGCGACCCACGACTCGTCGGCGAGCGCGCGGACGATCGGGAGCAGCTCTTGGACCGCGAGCGGCGCCAGCCCCAGGCTCAGCTCGTCGACGAGCAGCACGCGCGGGCGCGCGAGGAGGGCCTTCGCCAGCGCGAGCATCTGCTGCTCACCGCCCGAGAGCAGCCCGACGCGGCGATTGACCAGAGGCGCCAGCCGCGGAAGCCGGTCCAGCACGGTGTCGAGGTCACGGGCGCGGTGCCGCCGCGCCAGCGAGAGGTTCTCGCGGACGGTGAGGTCGTGAAAGATCGCACGGCTGTCGGGGACGAGAACGACGCCTTCGCGCGCGCTCTTCTCGACCTTCCGGGAGAGGGGACGCCCGAACGCCCGCACCTCGCCGGCAGTCGGGGTCAGCAGACCGACCGCCGTCAGCAGGACCGTGGTCTTGCCCGCGCCGTTCGGCCCGAGCAGCGCGACGACCTCACCCGCCTTGACCGACAGGTCGAGGTCACGCACGGCAGCCGCGTGCCCGTACCCCGCGGTCACGCCCTTCAGCTCCAACGCGCTCATGCCGCCGGCTCCTCTCCCAGGTAGGCCGCCACGACGGCGGCGTCGCTGCGGATCTCGTCAGGGGGTCCGCACGCGATGACGCGTCCGAAGTCGAGCACGTACACGCGGTCGCAGACGTTGAGCACGAGGTTCATGTCGTGGTCGATGAGGAGCACCGCGCGTCCGGTCGCGGCCATCGTGCGCACGACCTCGCCGAACGCCTCGCTCTCGTCGGTGTCGAGACCGGCCGCGGGCTCGTCGAGGAGGACGACGCTGCTGTCGCCGGCCAGCGCACGCGCGACACCGACGAGTCGTTGACGGCCCAGGCTGAGCTGGTCGGGGAGGCGGCCCGTGTCGTCTGCGAGTCCGAGCATCTCGAGCGTCGGGTCGGTGCCGCCCCGGGCCGACCTGCCGAGGACGTCGGCGAGCAGCCCGCGCCACCCCCGGCGCTGCGTGGCGACGGCGATGTTGTCCGCGACGGTGAGGTCGGCGAACAGCTCACCGGCCTGCCACGTACGGGCGAGCCCGGCGCGGCGCCGTCGGTGCGGAGGGAGGGAGTCGAGCCGGCGGCCGTCGAGGAGCACCTCGCCCACCGACGGGGTGAAACCGGTGACGGCGTCGACCAGCGAGGTCTTGCCGGCGCCGTTCGGACCGATCAGGCCGACGACCTCGCCGCGGGAGATCGTGAGGTCGACGCTGTCGTTCGCCACGACGCCGCCGTAACGGACGGTCAGGTCGCGGACCTCGAACAGCGGGTCCGGGCGGGCCGGTACGGCGTCAGCGGTGGGCACGAGAGCTCCTCAGGTGGATGAGGTGGGCAGATGCCTGGCGGACGCTGCCGGTGATGCCGACGGGGTTCAGCACCGCCGTGACGACCAGGGCGATCGCCGCGATGAGGCTGTAGAGGTGGCCGACGCCGAGCGTGTCGTCGAGGAATGTCGCGACCACCCCGAGCGGGGCGAGCAGCCCGGCGACGACCGCTCCGGCGAGGCTGGTGATGCCCGAGACATAGACGATGCACAGCAGGGTGAGCCCGACGAACACGGTGAAGGACTCCACCGACAGTTGCGAGCGGCTGTAGCCGATGAGGCAGCCGCCGATCCCGGCGAGGAACGCGGAGATCGCGAACCCAAGCAGCTTCGTGCCGGCCACGTCGATGCCGACGGAGGCGGCGGCGCGCTCGTTGGAGCGGATCGCGAGGAACGCGCGGCCCGTGCGACCCCGCATGAGGCGCGCGGTCGCCCAGGTGAGCAGCCCGACGACGACGAGGACCATGAGGGCGAACGACACCGTCGTGAGGTCGGTGCCGCGTCGTACGGAGAGGTCGATGCCGAACACCTTCGGGTCCGAGATGAGGTTGCCCTCGAACGGCGTGAACGCAGGATTGCCGAAGATGAAGGTCTGGATGGCGAGCGCACCCGCCAGCGTCACGACCGCGAGGTGGGCGCCGCGGATGCGCAGCGCGGGGATGCCGACGATGACGCCGAGCAGGGTGGCCGCGAGGGCGGGGACGACGAGCGAGAGGGGGAACGGGACGCCGTACTCTGTCGTCACCCGCGAGAGGACGAACCCGCCCGCACCGGCGAAGGCCATCGCCGCCAGCGAGATCTGGCCGAGGTAGCCGGTCAGCACCACCAGCGACAGCGCGATCAGCATCATGATGATCGACGTCACGACGCCGAACCGCCAGCTGCCCTCGGTGAGCAGGATCGCGGCAACTGCGGCGGCGACCGCGCCGAGCGCGAGCACCGGCCGTGTCCGCGGCGGGCGCACCGCGGGCATCCGCATGGTCTGCATGCGGCCGCGCACCGGGATCTTGCGGCCGAAGGCGAACAGG
This genomic window contains:
- a CDS encoding ABC transporter ATP-binding protein: MSALELKGVTAGYGHAAAVRDLDLSVKAGEVVALLGPNGAGKTTVLLTAVGLLTPTAGEVRAFGRPLSRKVEKSAREGVVLVPDSRAIFHDLTVRENLSLARRHRARDLDTVLDRLPRLAPLVNRRVGLLSGGEQQMLALAKALLARPRVLLVDELSLGLAPLAVQELLPIVRALADESWVAVLLVEQHVDLALSVADRAVVLHHGRVALSGSAAELRADRDAVRKAYFGGDEIEAAAALV
- a CDS encoding ABC transporter permease; protein product: MDQLVLFVTLGFGVGAVYAVIASSLVAVHAATGVLNFAQGSIALWGVWVAAELGTTGTLVLPIGSVSLTDGPAPVPLAVTAGVVSSAIVALLTHLLVMRPLRAAPVLSQVVASVGVMLLVVSLVPLRFDITGAVAAPILPSSTVELLGAQVAVANLIVLALAVVVALALAAYFRFTRWGTATRASAEDETALRLTGWSPDRLAALVWFATGAATGLVAVVGSPTIGLDPISYTFYVLPGLAAALLARLRSVLVAAAAGLGIGVFQSLLMMMSTYDFWPTWAQAGFGDTVPFLIVMVALFAFGRKIPVRGRMQTMRMPAVRPPRTRPVLALGAVAAAVAAILLTEGSWRFGVVTSIIMMLIALSLVVLTGYLGQISLAAMAFAGAGGFVLSRVTTEYGVPFPLSLVVPALAATLLGVIVGIPALRIRGAHLAVVTLAGALAIQTFIFGNPAFTPFEGNLISDPKVFGIDLSVRRGTDLTTVSFALMVLVVVGLLTWATARLMRGRTGRAFLAIRSNERAAASVGIDVAGTKLLGFAISAFLAGIGGCLIGYSRSQLSVESFTVFVGLTLLCIVYVSGITSLAGAVVAGLLAPLGVVATFLDDTLGVGHLYSLIAAIALVVTAVLNPVGITGSVRQASAHLIHLRSSRAHR
- a CDS encoding type II toxin-antitoxin system PemK/MazF family toxin, giving the protein MARLDKARPVLILTREAVRPYLTRVTVAPITSTIRGLSTEVEVGPVNGLDHVSVVSCDNIVTVPVASVGRQLGFLLDSQEAELADAVRAAFDLDW
- a CDS encoding ABC transporter ATP-binding protein, with translation MPTADAVPARPDPLFEVRDLTVRYGGVVANDSVDLTISRGEVVGLIGPNGAGKTSLVDAVTGFTPSVGEVLLDGRRLDSLPPHRRRRAGLARTWQAGELFADLTVADNIAVATQRRGWRGLLADVLGRSARGGTDPTLEMLGLADDTGRLPDQLSLGRQRLVGVARALAGDSSVVLLDEPAAGLDTDESEAFGEVVRTMAATGRAVLLIDHDMNLVLNVCDRVYVLDFGRVIACGPPDEIRSDAAVVAAYLGEEPAA